The DNA sequence tggtctttaacaaccgaataatgcagaccatctttaataaagtgaaacagcccagagcttaacgcaagagaacataacacgtaaatcgtgctatcgaatctcacgctcatatctgggagcACTACCACAGTGGAGTGCTGAAGaagcttgtaaggttttcttttgacagttgctatttcaaattttaaattaaaagcgaaatttttcagtgaaatatttcaaaggcatttaattactgctaaatgcactgctgatcgccttcaattcgccggcgattacaaggcgattagaaggcatttaacggaaatttgcgggtagggtttTATCCCTAATTTAAATTCAGCTTACTTCTTGAAGACCTCTTACTACAATAAGCGGCTTTCAGTAAGTAGATGCGAATAGAATTGaataaaaagttttaaaatggACAGTAGTAGCTCTTTGTGCACTAATTACTAGCTATTGAGTGTCATCCATATACGACGTCACATACTATGAGGATTTTTCACAGTTTCAAACTCATCCTATCCCCAAAATAACGTATCGTAACGCTGAAAGATAGGCCCGCCCATCCCTGTATACGTTACGTAATGTATGGATGGCTCCCATAGTGATAAATTTTGAAGTAACAGGACGTcgggaacaaaaaacaatgcaCTCACTCGTCATCCCACGGGCAGACGGCATCGCCCTTCCGCTCGCTGTTCTCCTCCTCGCTCTTCTGCGCCCGCAACGTGCCCGGCTCGGGGGGACGGTCCTTGCGCTCCCGGCGCTTGCGGCGCCTCGCCAGCTCGTCCGCGCCTCCCGCACCGGAGCTGGACGGTGGTTGCTGTGGTGGTGCTCCTAGCGTCGCCGCACCCGGTGGCTCCTGGGCCGCTCCCGTGGGCTCCCCGTCGAGCCGCCCGgtcccctcctcctcctgcccCCCGCcgtcctcctgctcctcctcgtCCGGCTCGTCGTCGGGCGGGTCCAGCTCGACCTCGGCCAGCGGCGCGATAGAGGGTGCGGGCGTAGGGGCCGGCGCCACACACCCGGGCAGCAGCCCACTCTCGCCACCGTCCATCATGATGTCGTACTCGGAtgggtggtgctgctggtgctggtggtggtgctgccgcCGCAGTGCCTCCCCGTAGAAGCCGTCCTCCGCCTCGGTGAGCGGCGACAGGTCCTGGGCGGCGTCGACaccctgcagcagcagcacgtccaCCGTTTGCGTCGCGACGCTGGCACTGTCCAGTAGTGGCTCCGCCGCTGGGCTGCCGTGCTGGACGCTTGCCTCCCGCACTGCCGCCTCCGGCTCGCGGCCCACTGCCAGCTCGTACTCCTCCGCcggctcgtcgtcgtcgggtgTGTTTGCATAGATTACACTTATCCTAGGGGTGCCTGTGGTTGATTCCGGTGCAGTGTCCACGTTCGTCGGACGCTGACTGTTTGCCTCCCTCGCCTTCGCCCGGCCCGCACCGGCCGACGAGGTGCAgatagtagtggtggtggtggtgatcgtggtgtttgtggtggtggtggggttcGATGTGGGGCACGCCGTAGCCGCTGGTACGCCGCCGTAcgtctgctgctgcgtgccgACCAGCTCAGTAGCCGCACCGAGCGGCTCGGTGGACGTGGCGGTGGACAGCAGTGGTGGCACGTCCGCGTCCGGCTGCGCTTGGGGCGTCGCGTCGCGTGCCCCTGCCGCCCCTTCAGCCGCATCCGGATTGTCGCCCGGGCCACGGTCCTGCTGCGCTACGTCCTCCGCCACCGTACCGACCTGTCCAGCGCGCTCCTCGCCGATCGGAGTAGGGGCGCCGGACGTTCCATCCTGCTGGTAGAACACCGTGCCCGAGCctccctcctccttctcctcgaAGCTCGTCGAGAGCGAACCCTGCGAAATGCGCACCGACGACTGGTGATGcaggtactgctgctgctgctgctgctgctgctgggacgGCAGGTTCGCCAGGCAGGCGGTGCTGTCGGGCGGCGTCGCCCCACTGCCGGTCGAGTTCGCGCGCATACAGAACTGCAGATCGGACAGTCTGAAAACCGAGCGGAAGAGACACGGTTAGGCACCGCACCCGGCCCAAGCCCGTGCACACTCACCTCGGCGCCATCGTCATGGAAGCCCGTCGCTGCTCGGTCACAACCGGTGCCAACCGCTTGGTGCTGTGAAAGTCACCGTCGAGCGTGTTCTGGCGCAAACCGCACGAGCGCTTCATCCGCTCCGACACCTCGCTGATCTCGGCCGTGCTGTGCGGCGGATGATGGTCGCCGTGCTGCTTCgacttgctgctgttggtgctgctgttgaagAAGACAAAAGGCAAACGATTAGCAAAGGCAAACTGGCACCGCCCACGCCCCTACTTACTCCGTCTTGGTGGGCAGCTTGGCGTCGGCACTGTCCCACGGGCACACCGAGACCGAGACGGCCGACTCGGCGGCCGGCTTTTCGATGACGGGCGTGTCCCAGGGGCAGACGGCACACGCACCGGACACGGCCCCTTCCAGCGTTACCTCGAGTGTCGTTCCGAGATTTTTGTTCATCTCTCTGCcgagtggggggaggggggaggggggggtgtAGGAccgtaaaaaaagaaaacccgaTTAATAAAAGACGGTAACAAACAAGCCCATCTCGGATCGAAACTGCCACCGAAATCCAACACCGATGCCTCCGTTTTGCAAATGGAACACCGAGAAAatgcttctgtttttttacaaagtaagacacacacacacacacactcatggtAGAGTGGATAGAAGGTTTGGGAAGATGTAACACCGAAAGTGCTGGAATCTGTACACCggtacgcacacgcacacacaaacacacaaacaatggGGAAGGAGCGGAAGGAAAAGAGTCGTTAGCATTCCGAGTAAAACGGCGGATCGTGTCCAGGCGGCACAAGCGGTCATGTAACACAAGGATGGGGCAGAATggcagtgtgcgtgtgtgttgggtTTCTGCCGTAGGCAAGCTACAATACAATTGTCCACGCCTGGACTTCAAATACAGGAGAACAGAGTGTgcgataaagagagagatagaaagagggACAGAAAAGAGCGTAACGCACCGAACGTTGGAGCATCTGAAGGTTCGTCGCCTGGCGGCAGACGATATACAGGAATCGAAAAGGTACAGTACAGTGGAGGGGGAGATAGCGAAAGAAGACTATACTGGTGCTTCTAACAACGTACGAAAGAACGAACGTTCAAGTGCCGCTACAGAAGGGAGGTAAATGTTGACAGCTTTAAAGAGGTAAAAAGCGAGGCAGGGCTTGACTCTATATAGGTAGGAATCAttgtaaaaacacacaaacacatatagAACATATAGAAAAGATCATCAAACAACATGTAGCGATTTAAACAAAAGTTCTTCAATGTGTTCATTGCAAGAAGAGTCATTCGAGTTGCGGAACCTTGTGATAAGATTCATACATCtccagagaaaaaaaagagttgTTAATGAATCATTGGAGGAATAACGGTAGTCATAAATCTCCAAATCAATTCGAATAATACCGTGTTGGGAGATTCAGGATATTCAAAGTCATACATCTGACCCAAACTGTGAAATTCAATCAATCAGAATCTCGGAGTCGACTATTCAGGATTTTCCCAAAGGTTCTTAGTCCCGAAAGTTTGAGATGTTAGTGAACTTTTAAAGAGCCTTGAATCTCTAAAGAATCATAATACATTAAAGAGAAATGTATCTCGGGATATCAATCAAATCTAATCCTTACTGCAATGACAAGGACGAAGAAGGACGTACTTttcaaattgataaaaaaatgtatattgaGCCTAAAAGCTAATGCAAGATTTAATAGTCCTGAGATTCATATTGTCCAACCGATTCGATTCATGCATCGAATGACTCGTCGTTGCAACTGAATGAATCTTTTCAATCGATTCCTTATAGTTAATACATTCTTTATGAGTCAGATGACAGATGATACGGGAGCGATATCCCATGCCGGACATGAGCCTTTGAGTCTATGacgattcatgaatcttcgaGCAATGCCGAATGTGTGAAGAAGCACTAGCCTTTGGAGATGCATAAAGCTTTTGGGTAAAGACAGCTCTTAAGAGGGTTTTATATTCAATggtctctaaagattcatgaaggTCATTATTGAGTTTTACTGAGATTCTTTCAAAATCATACATCTAGATCAATCTCTCCTAGACCAGACTTCTCGATCTAAGTGTACACAAACATGGAACAAGAAGTACAGGAGTGTAATGCAGAGATCGGACACCACGGAACACAGCGGAACGGAGGCGAAAGTAGTTCAGGAACAATAGTGACAAACTAGTACAACAGGAAAAAGGAGAAGTAAACAACTGAGTGGGTCGCGCGCACGGTGTCTCATACTGTGTCAAAGTATCGCTGACACTGTTGATACCaccaaatacacacatacatacagacacacacacacacacaaacacacaccgaatACAGAGAGATACAGAGCGTTGTGAAGAGAAGGTGGTAAGTCCAGAGGAAGCGATGGCGAAGTGTGTTTAGTGTCAACAGGAGTATGTACGGCGGTACGTTCAGCTTTCAATTTTGAGCTTCTGAAACAACTAGCATGTGTGCAGGTCGTGATATTCCGTCGTGACGTACTTTTGTCCGAGCGTATAAGCAAAACTCTACCTATTAGTTTTGTACGAGATAGGTCCAGATACAGGTTATTGTATGAAGTAGTACGATAGCTAGTAGTagttagtagtagtagtagttagTACTAGTAGTGGACAAGATTGGTATGAGTCCGTTAAGGCAGATAGAGCAAGAGAGGTGTTTGGTTAGCGGAGAGAGTGGAGAATGTGTTTTCCTTACTGTTGCTTTCCAACTGTCACTCGTACGTTGCCTCGCACGGGTGTACTACTGCTGGAAGATGACGATACACCCTCGTATATACCGGACGGCATATCACCACGGTAGATCGATACGCTGGCAGGTCGTCAGGCCACAACAGAACAACGGGAGGAAAGAAAAGATCAGCTCAGCAGCAGAAGTAAAAACAAGCGAACGAACCGCAAAAAACTGCAGTATCAGCAATCAACGGCAACGCACACAGGCTAGCTGCATAGTGAGAGGATAACCTAACTAACCGCTTCGGTACATCTTCTACATCCTATGCAGATCGAAGGTAGAGTGCGCTCAAACACTAAACAAACACCCCTCGACCCTTTTGACTTACCTGTACGGAATGTCACTCAGATTGCTTTGGCTATGAGAATGTGGCACTTTGGAACAGTCCTTCACGCCCGAGATCGCCAGCTCGTGGGCCGATCCCGACAGGCTGCGGTCGCTGCCACGTCGCTTGGACAGGCTGTTCACGTTGCCCGACCCAGACTGTCCGGTGGATGGCTGATGGTAGAAAGCGACCAGGCAAACAGGTTAATGACGATTCCGCTGCGCAACAAtgtacactacacacacatgcacgtacctGGGTAAGCATCGATGGGTTGGGCGCGGTCGAGGTTGAACCCTTCTTCTTGGCACCGCCGCCGAAGCCGAAGAAGCGCTTTTTGAGCGACGGCTGGATCGCGTTCGCCATCAGGTTCTTGTAGTGCTCCGAGCGCACGAACCGCGGGTAGCAGTCCTTCTTCAGCAGCAGTGTGTAGATGTGCTCGGCCGCCGCATCGAACGCAAACCGGGACGGATTCTTCAACCCGAGCTGAACCTTCTCCATCGTTTTACCGTCGATGTTGATCTCGCAGGGTGCGCCTGGTTCGAGAAATTCTCTGCAAAAGAGGAGAAGTTGATATAACACAAGCATTGCAAGTAAAAACTAATCAGCTTAATCTGGCTCATGGACTTACTCGTAGATCTCCTTCACCTTGCGCGATATCTGCGAGTGCGAAGAGCGGCGCAGATCGTTCACCGCCATCCAGAAGCGTATGTTCTCGTGCGAGTACTCCTTCTTCAGGTAGTGCGTGAACTCCTGCAACCCAGTCGGATCCGACACGACCTCCTCGATAGAGATGCCCCAGCGCTTGACGCGCTTCTCGGTCGGCACCTCCACCACCGGGTGGTTCAGCTGCCAGAAGCTGACGTCCTCTGTCACCCACGGGTTCgacggcagcggcggctgcaTCATCGGGTCGTACTCGCTGAACGTTTCGTAGTAGACGACCAGGCTTTCGCACGCCTGTGACATCTTCACCCGGTTCCGCCCGAGCGACGCCTTCAGTATGTCGACCTCCCGCTGCCAGTCCTCGACCGTGCGCTTGCGCGGCTTGCCCTGCCGGTCGCGTGACGGTATCGGGCATGGCTCGAGCGGCGTGAACTGGCCGGGCGGCGGCCGATGCACCCGCCAGTAGGCGCGCTCCTGCGAGTCGCCCACGATCTTGTCGCCCTTCTTGCGGTCCTTCGCCAGCCGCACCTGCTCCTCCGCCTGCATCAGTATGAAGTCCCACTTGCCCTTCAGGTTTTTGTGCAGGCTGGCGAGCGCCTCGGTCTCGTAGTCCTCCAGCCCGTGCCGCTGCTTGTTGCGGAGCGACCGCTTGGCCAGGTAGATGGCGTACTCGATCTGATCGGGCGCCTTCTGCTGCCAGGGCCAGTAGTACGGCGTCTGGAAGCGGTACAGCGAGGAATCGTCCTTCACCATCAGCGTCTTCGAGTCGGAGACGGGAAAGAAGTAACCGTGCTGGCACAGCTGGTTGCTAATGTTCAGTGCCTCCGACTCTTCGATGCTTAGCCGCTCCATCAGCCACTCGATCAGGTCGTATCCTGCGTGCGGGCGAAAGAGAGAAGGTTAACTGCTAGTGCTCAAGCGATTACATCATGCGACAGGGACAGGCCTACCCATGAAAGCCGATGGTATGGAGGTCAGGAATAGCTTCTGGCTGCGCACTGGCACACCGTTCTCCGAGTCTTGCATCTCGCGGACTAG is a window from the Anopheles merus strain MAF chromosome X, AmerM5.1, whole genome shotgun sequence genome containing:
- the LOC121590193 gene encoding uncharacterized protein LOC121590193 gives rise to the protein MAMDPPDVVLSPERESSLVATAGSSSGGGGSKSTTAALLQLQHRAAHPQTPPAAFHLTGGGVGEPALHQQRSALLVQQSSTTTTPPGSSGGGSAAATAGVTQLTGIAVPTALLASAGQLQSVAGGSNSSAGATPSGLTTTGSSGTQPAPPIERLSRPMAFDKMESLVREMQDSENGVPVRSQKLFLTSIPSAFMGYDLIEWLMERLSIEESEALNISNQLCQHGYFFPVSDSKTLMVKDDSSLYRFQTPYYWPWQQKAPDQIEYAIYLAKRSLRNKQRHGLEDYETEALASLHKNLKGKWDFILMQAEEQVRLAKDRKKGDKIVGDSQERAYWRVHRPPPGQFTPLEPCPIPSRDRQGKPRKRTVEDWQREVDILKASLGRNRVKMSQACESLVVYYETFSEYDPMMQPPLPSNPWVTEDVSFWQLNHPVVEVPTEKRVKRWGISIEEVVSDPTGLQEFTHYLKKEYSHENIRFWMAVNDLRRSSHSQISRKVKEIYEEFLEPGAPCEINIDGKTMEKVQLGLKNPSRFAFDAAAEHIYTLLLKKDCYPRFVRSEHYKNLMANAIQPSLKKRFFGFGGGAKKKGSTSTAPNPSMLTQPSTGQSGSGNVNSLSKRRGSDRSLSGSAHELAISGVKDCSKVPHSHSQSNLSDIPYSVSIYRGDMPSGIYEGVSSSSSSSTPVRGNVRVTVGKQQEMNKNLGTTLEVTLEGAVSGACAVCPWDTPVIEKPAAESAVSVSVCPWDSADAKLPTKTDSTNSSKSKQHGDHHPPHSTAEISEVSERMKRSCGLRQNTLDGDFHSTKRLAPVVTEQRRASMTMAPRLSDLQFCMRANSTGSGATPPDSTACLANLPSQQQQQQQQQYLHHQSSVRISQGSLSTSFEEKEEGGSGTVFYQQDGTSGAPTPIGEERAGQVGTVAEDVAQQDRGPGDNPDAAEGAAGARDATPQAQPDADVPPLLSTATSTEPLGAATELVGTQQQTYGGVPAATACPTSNPTTTTNTTITTTTTTICTSSAGAGRAKAREANSQRPTNVDTAPESTTGTPRISVIYANTPDDDEPAEEYELAVGREPEAAVREASVQHGSPAAEPLLDSASVATQTVDVLLLQGVDAAQDLSPLTEAEDGFYGEALRRQHHHQHQQHHPSEYDIMMDGGESGLLPGCVAPAPTPAPSIAPLAEVELDPPDDEPDEEEQEDGGGQEEEGTGRLDGEPTGAAQEPPGAATLGAPPQQPPSSSGAGGADELARRRKRRERKDRPPEPGTLRAQKSEEENSERKGDAVCPWDDESESAADDAPYVKTYSTLGYL